GGCAATTTTTATCGAGTCAATGCTGCTAGTTTTATGACTGACTTTAGTAGACTGCATACTATCTGAATTCATCACAGTATTAAATTTGGTTTATAAAAACTATACGAAGTTATTGAAACTCTCTATCCTCTTCTTTGATTTCCAGATCATTTATGCTCGCAAATCGTCTCTGCATTAAACCATTTTCATCAAATTCCCAATTTTCATTACCATACGCTCTAAACCATTTACCTTGTTCGTTTTGATATTCATAAACAAAACGAACTGCAATTCGGTTATCGGTATGTGCCCAATATTCTTTTTTGAGTTTGTAGTTTAACTCTTTCTGCCATTTTCCAGTTAGAAACGCTACAATCTCATCTCGTCCGTTAATGAATTGCGATCTGTTGCGCCATTCACTATTTATGGTATATGCTTTAGAAACACGCTCTGGATCTTGACTATTCCAAGCGTCTTCTGCTAATTGTATTTTTTCCAGAGCCGTTTCTAAAGTAAATGGCGGTAACGGATATTTCTTTTCCATTTTAGCTGTTTTTAATTAAAAACGATATTCTTATTTAGAAACTTTTCTGTCCAAGAAATCTTCAATTAATGCTCCTATTTCTTCTCCAAAACTTTCCAAAGCAAAATGTCCTGTAGCAAAAAGATGAAACTCAAGATTTTTCAAATCCTTTTTAAATGCTTCTGCTCCTACACCCGGGAAAATGTAATCGTCCTTTCCGTATACAATAAGTGTTTCGGGCTGGTATTTTCTGAAATATTCCTGAAACTGTGGATATAATTTTACGTTCGTTTGATAGTCATAAAACATGGCTAATTGAATTTCATTATTTTCTGGTCGTTCCAAGTGTCTTAAATCTATTTCCCAGTTATCAGGAGAAATTACACTTGGATCTGGCACATGGTGCGTGTACTGCCATTTTAACCCATCTGGTTTGTGAAAGCCACTCAAAGTATTCTCTGCTTCTTTGTTGTTGATGTCCTTCCAATATACTTTAAAAGGATCCCAAAACGTTTCTAAACCTTCTTCGTAAGCACATCCGTTTTGGATAATTAAGCTGTCAATTTTCTCAGGATTAGCAGTTGCAATCCTAAAACCAATTGGTGCACCATAATCCATTAAATACAGACTGTATTTTTGAATATCTAATTCTTTTAAAAGTGAAGTTACGATAGAAGCGATATTTTCAAAAGTGTATTTAAAATCAGCTATTGGAGGTTGTTCGCTTCTTCCGTAACCTGGATAATCAGGCGCTATTAAATGATATTTATCTGATAAGTCATTTATCAAATTCCTAAACATGTGAGAAGAAGTTGGGTAACCATGCAATAATACTAAAGTTGGATTTTTTTTGTCTCCTGCTTCTCTGTAAAAAATTTCAACTCCGTTGATTTTTTTTGTGTGGTAAGTTGTTTTCATAGGGTTAATTTTGATTGTTAATCTAAAAGTGTAAATGTTACATTACAAAGATGCACTACCTGAAAAACAATCTATTAAACTAATTTTCCCGATGAATTAACTATTTTTCCCTGATGTAATTTTAGCATCTAAAGGTCTAAAAAAATACTAACTTGACGATAGTCTTGTTCTTTCCCTGTACTGCATTGGAGATAACCCTTCTTTATTTTTAAAAAACCTGCTGAAGGTTTGAATGTCTTCATAACCCAAATCGTAGGCAATCTCTTTAATCGATTTTGTTGTATAAAAAATCTGTTTGCGCGCGTGAACCATAATCCTTTCGTGAATGATATCTATTGGAGTACGATCTGATAAGGAAGAAAACAAATTGGATAATGTTTTGGGAGATTTGTTCAGTTTTGAAGCATAAAAAGCCACATCGTGATGTTTTACAAAATAATTTTCGACCAAAAATCGAAACTCTCTCAAAATATCGGCTTCCGGCTGAGTCTTTATAAAAATCTTTTCTTTTTTTAATTTCCTAGCACATAGAATTATAAGCTGCTTTAAAATAGACTGCAGCATATCGTATTGCAGATTGTCTTTAGATTTCATCTCTTTGCAAAAAACATCCCAGTAATTTTCGAAAGCATGAAGTTCGCTCTCTTCAATGGATAATATTGGTACACTCGTTACATTAAAAAACAATGTCCCTTTTAAACTGTTTTCAACTTCACTGCCAATATCATTTATAAAAGGAAGATTGAATTTTATTAACCTAGCCGATTCAAAACCTATGTTTTCAATCTGATGATGGCTGGTTAGGATAATAATATCGTTTTCCAGTAGCTCGTAAACGATCTGATTCACCATAATTGTCATTGATAAGCCCCTATTCCAAACAAAAGTCAGATCCGTCGAAGTGGTATCAAAAGAAACTTGGCCAGTTACTTTTCTAATCTCCATGATTTTTAATAACTCGAGAGTATTGTTTTCATAAACCATAATTTACGCTATTTTGGAGGTGGTATTTTTAATTGGGTATGAGAAAAAAAAATTGTCCGCTAACCTTGTTACTATATAAAAGCCAAAACACATACCAAAAAAGAAAACAACATCATAATCAACGTTTTAAGCTATAAACAGCCTTTTCAGCTCTCGAAATAAGAGAAATGAAAATAATGGCGTCGAAATATCGAGACCTTACTTTTTTAGAAAATAAACCATTAAAAAAACGCCTCATTTTTTAATTGAGGCGTTTTTTTTTAGAGTTCTTTATCAAGCAACTATAAAATATTAATCTTTTTTGTTTTGCATAAAATCAGGAAAACCGCTTTCTGTCCATTCTACAGCACGGGCTCGGGTTGCACGATTTACATCCGACAATTCATCTCCTTGAATTTCCTTGTAATCTCTTGCATGGTAAATCATTATAGTCGCTTTTCCATCTTCAGAAGTTGTAAATGAATTGTGGCCTGGACCATATCGCTTTAAATCTGGATTCGTATAAAAAACAGGAGCTGGAGATTTATTCCAATTAGCCGCATTTAGCAAATCGGTATTTTCATTAATCCAAAGTAATCCCATGCAATAATTATGATTTGTAGCACTAGCAGAATAACTAACAAATATTTTTCCGTTTTTTTGAATGACTGCTGGTCCTTCATTTACATTATATTTTTCTCTTTCCCAGCCAAATTCAGGTTCTGTAATAACGATTTCTGGACCTGTAAGCGTTGTCGGATTTTTCATTTCTGATAAAACCAAAGCTGTTCCATGCTTTCCTCCCCTTACATTCTGCGCCCAGATTAAATATCTCTTACCATTGTGTACAAATGTTGTAGCATCTAAAGAAAAGGAATCTATCTTAGTTTTAATCTGGCCTTCTTCTGTCCATTTGCCTTGCATTGGATCGGCTGATGAATTGGATAATACCCAAATTCTTATATTCCATTTATTTTCAGCCTCTCCAGCTGCAAAATAAATATACCACTTGCCATCAATCCAGTGCAACTCAGGAGCCCATATATGATTTGCCATCACTCCTGTTTTATGTTTATGCCAGATTTCTTTTTCTTTAGCTTCTTTTAGTCCGTTAATACTATTCGCTTTTCTTAGTACAATGCGATCGTATTCGGGAACTGTAGCTATCAAGTAGTATTCACCCGAAGCTGTTTTATGCACCCAAGGATCTGCACGTTTTTCTGCTATTGGATTATTGAATTCCATTGATTGTGAATAGCTTTGGGATGAATACATTGTTGCCATTATGGCTAAAATAGATACTCTAATAAATTTCATTTTAGGCTTTTAATTTTATCTTTTGTTAATATATAGGTTTCTATTGATTTTTTTTCCATTCAAAATTCCCGTTCTGACTTATGTTAAGTTTTGTCACCTTTCCATTTTCCTTCACAAACTCACATTCTGCGCCCAGAACATTCTTAAACTGGAATTTTGTATCCGATTGAAAAATTAATGGAATTGTTCCCTGTCCAGAAATCTTAGCCCATAATTGTCCATTTTCATTTGTGATTGTGATTGTTCTTTTTGTGTCTGTTGATAAGGTATAAATACCAGTATATTCATTTAATAAAGCATTATCCATTTTTATTTCCTGCTGAAATGTTTTCCCTAATACAAGACTGGCAATATCAACCGATAATTCATCTTTTGGAGCACATTCACAATTAAATAATGCAGCAACAAATACTTTTTCTTCGGGATAATAAATTTCATTAGTTAAAAATCCTGTAATAGCTCCACCATGTTCAATTGATTTTATCCCATTTACATTTTTTAATATCCAGCCGTAACCATATTCTACAACGCTTCCATCTTTTAATTTAAAGGGCACAAATGCTTTTTCTAAAGTTTCTTTTTTTAGAATTTTATACGAATATAATCCTTCGTTCCATTTTAATAAATCTTCCGTATTTGAAATCAATTCACCTGCAGCATACGCAATAGTCATACTCCAATAATCAGTATTTTTAAATACTTTACCGTCTTTTCGATATCCATTTACTCGGTTAGGAATAATGTTGTTGGAATTGTCAAAATACGTGTGATTTAAAGCCAAAGGTTTCAGAATGTTTTCCTGCAAATAAGCACTATAACTTTTACCGCTTACTTTTTCGATAATATATCCCAACAAATAATAGCCTGAATTACTGTATTTATATTTAGTGCCCGGGTCAAATTCTAATGGAACGTTTTTAAAAAGGTCAATAAGTTCCTTTGGTTTAAAGTCTCTTCTTTCTAAATAAGGTTCCTGATAATCAATCTGCATATAATCCTTTATTCCTGAAGTATGAGTCAATAGATTCTCAATAGTTATGTTTTGAGAATAGGATGGATAATCAGGTATAAATTTTTGCAGATTATCTTTTAGAGAGATTTTACCTTGCTCTACTAATTGCAAAATCGCCACAGCTGTAAATTGTTTCGTTATAGAACCCAGCTTAAAAACCATATCAGGTTTAATAGGTACATTTAATTCTAGATTTGCACTACCAAAAGCTTTATTATAAACGATTTCTCCTTTTTTTGCCACCAAAACTTCAATGCCAGGTTCCGATAGACTAAATTTAGAAGAAAGCAGTTCATCCAGCTTTTTTTCTAATTGTTTGTCTTGTTTAGATTGTCCATAAGTACAAGCTAACCATAAAAGACAAAAAAGAAAATATAATTTATTCATCTTTAAATTAATTAGATATTACTAAACTATCATATAGAATGCAATTGTAAAAAATATCAAAAACTATTTATCCTTAAAATCGACCAACTTTTTTGTTCCATTATTAAATTCTACGCTAATAGTCCCATTTTTCTGCTCTTGAATTTTTAGAGGAATAAACTCTTTATTCTTCCATTTTTCGCCTGACTTTTTCCAAAGCATTAAAGTTGCATAAATGGATGTTTTTTGGGATTTGGAATCACTACTAACATTAACCACGGTACTTTCTTTGTTTTCTGGATGTAATCCATTTGCATTGACAACTTCTGATTTATCCCATCCTGAAAGCGCAACCATTGCTAATTGATATTTTCCGTTATCGATAATGGTAACCTCATGTCCTTCTACGATTTTTTTAGTCGCAATTATTTCTTTATTCAATTTTGGTAAAGCATAATGACCTAAACGCATCGAAATTGGCTTATCACTATTATTTTTATCGACTCTTAAAATTCCATTAACCAAAGGAATATCTGCTAAATTGAACTGAATTTTTTCATCAGTTTCCAAAACTACATCTCTATAATAGATACCATTTTCAAATTTTTTAAAGGTGTACAATCTAAAAGGTTCCCACTGATTATTTTTATTTTTAATTACGTAATTCATGGCAACTTCGCCATTTTCGCCATCAGCCTGCCAAAGGAAAGCACTATTATAAGAAAGTCGGTTATAATTTTCTGTCGATCTGAATCCCTGCCAGTCGTCTTTCTTTTTCTCATGACACCATGCTCTAATTTCTGATGCTCCAATATTCGGATAATCTGTAATTAAAATCTTGGAACCGTTTAAAAAATTACTGTAAACATTCTCTTTTTTGAATTTAGTTTCCCAGTCTCCATCATTTTCTTTTGCAGTCCAAAACGGATTATCATCTGGCAGTAAAAGTCCCATGAAAGCTTTTCCCATCCAATACACGCTTCCTCTACAGCTATACACTTGAACGGCGGGTTCAAATGCACCATAAAATCCAAGTGTTGGCACATTGTCTTTCATAAAATCAGGATTTTCTAAAAACTGTTTTAAAACTCCTGACGAAATTCTACGCAACCATCCATTATTAGCAGCTGGATCATTTTCTAATCCCATAAACGGAAAAGCGGCAATTGATGCAATTCTATAACTAATGCTTCGTCCAAACATAATCATTTCCCCATTTTGGCTGAACATTGCAGGATAATTAGAATTTAGATCTCTAAAATTACTTTTGAACTTGGCAGCATATTCAGGATAATATTTGTTTCCAAAATATTCAGACCAAAGCGCTCCGTACAATTGAAATCCCCACATACTGTAGTAATCGTAAGCCGGACTGTCGTTGTACCAGCCATCGCCTCTATAATCATTTAAACATTTCTGTAGATATTCTTCCAGCAGTTTTTCATTCACAGCATAACCTTGTTCTTTGAAAAAGCTTAATACAAAAATGTTGAAAAATTTCCAGTTTGAAGATACCGT
This portion of the Flavobacterium panacagri genome encodes:
- a CDS encoding nuclear transport factor 2 family protein — its product is MEKKYPLPPFTLETALEKIQLAEDAWNSQDPERVSKAYTINSEWRNRSQFINGRDEIVAFLTGKWQKELNYKLKKEYWAHTDNRIAVRFVYEYQNEQGKWFRAYGNENWEFDENGLMQRRFASINDLEIKEEDREFQ
- a CDS encoding alpha/beta fold hydrolase — encoded protein: MKTTYHTKKINGVEIFYREAGDKKNPTLVLLHGYPTSSHMFRNLINDLSDKYHLIAPDYPGYGRSEQPPIADFKYTFENIASIVTSLLKELDIQKYSLYLMDYGAPIGFRIATANPEKIDSLIIQNGCAYEEGLETFWDPFKVYWKDINNKEAENTLSGFHKPDGLKWQYTHHVPDPSVISPDNWEIDLRHLERPENNEIQLAMFYDYQTNVKLYPQFQEYFRKYQPETLIVYGKDDYIFPGVGAEAFKKDLKNLEFHLFATGHFALESFGEEIGALIEDFLDRKVSK
- a CDS encoding AraC family transcriptional regulator, whose translation is MEIRKVTGQVSFDTTSTDLTFVWNRGLSMTIMVNQIVYELLENDIIILTSHHQIENIGFESARLIKFNLPFINDIGSEVENSLKGTLFFNVTSVPILSIEESELHAFENYWDVFCKEMKSKDNLQYDMLQSILKQLIILCARKLKKEKIFIKTQPEADILREFRFLVENYFVKHHDVAFYASKLNKSPKTLSNLFSSLSDRTPIDIIHERIMVHARKQIFYTTKSIKEIAYDLGYEDIQTFSRFFKNKEGLSPMQYRERTRLSSS
- a CDS encoding glycoside hydrolase family 43 protein, producing the protein MKFIRVSILAIMATMYSSQSYSQSMEFNNPIAEKRADPWVHKTASGEYYLIATVPEYDRIVLRKANSINGLKEAKEKEIWHKHKTGVMANHIWAPELHWIDGKWYIYFAAGEAENKWNIRIWVLSNSSADPMQGKWTEEGQIKTKIDSFSLDATTFVHNGKRYLIWAQNVRGGKHGTALVLSEMKNPTTLTGPEIVITEPEFGWEREKYNVNEGPAVIQKNGKIFVSYSASATNHNYCMGLLWINENTDLLNAANWNKSPAPVFYTNPDLKRYGPGHNSFTTSEDGKATIMIYHARDYKEIQGDELSDVNRATRARAVEWTESGFPDFMQNKKD
- a CDS encoding serine hydrolase, which codes for MNKLYFLFCLLWLACTYGQSKQDKQLEKKLDELLSSKFSLSEPGIEVLVAKKGEIVYNKAFGSANLELNVPIKPDMVFKLGSITKQFTAVAILQLVEQGKISLKDNLQKFIPDYPSYSQNITIENLLTHTSGIKDYMQIDYQEPYLERRDFKPKELIDLFKNVPLEFDPGTKYKYSNSGYYLLGYIIEKVSGKSYSAYLQENILKPLALNHTYFDNSNNIIPNRVNGYRKDGKVFKNTDYWSMTIAYAAGELISNTEDLLKWNEGLYSYKILKKETLEKAFVPFKLKDGSVVEYGYGWILKNVNGIKSIEHGGAITGFLTNEIYYPEEKVFVAALFNCECAPKDELSVDIASLVLGKTFQQEIKMDNALLNEYTGIYTLSTDTKRTITITNENGQLWAKISGQGTIPLIFQSDTKFQFKNVLGAECEFVKENGKVTKLNISQNGNFEWKKNQ
- a CDS encoding DUF2264 domain-containing protein — encoded protein: MNNLKMWFLATMFSLSLYSQQKQNTDNVFKIVNPDYKLSPYTGMTKQHWKDAGLYLLEGAFSYIHNLDDPMKFPKQPGKSYPQDEGRVPTEKLEGLSRTLFIASPLLKENPNLVINNIKVADYYRHQFSKLVDPKSPSYITPRSKNGGPSQNLVEYGAIAMSLLTNPEVLWKPLPQDQKDALAKSMLSYGDGPTVSSNWKFFNIFVLSFFKEQGYAVNEKLLEEYLQKCLNDYRGDGWYNDSPAYDYYSMWGFQLYGALWSEYFGNKYYPEYAAKFKSNFRDLNSNYPAMFSQNGEMIMFGRSISYRIASIAAFPFMGLENDPAANNGWLRRISSGVLKQFLENPDFMKDNVPTLGFYGAFEPAVQVYSCRGSVYWMGKAFMGLLLPDDNPFWTAKENDGDWETKFKKENVYSNFLNGSKILITDYPNIGASEIRAWCHEKKKDDWQGFRSTENYNRLSYNSAFLWQADGENGEVAMNYVIKNKNNQWEPFRLYTFKKFENGIYYRDVVLETDEKIQFNLADIPLVNGILRVDKNNSDKPISMRLGHYALPKLNKEIIATKKIVEGHEVTIIDNGKYQLAMVALSGWDKSEVVNANGLHPENKESTVVNVSSDSKSQKTSIYATLMLWKKSGEKWKNKEFIPLKIQEQKNGTISVEFNNGTKKLVDFKDK